In Parvivirga hydrogeniphila, one genomic interval encodes:
- a CDS encoding glycosyltransferase, producing MRILLVSHAYPPAISGVTVVVHKVAHEMVRRGHEVMVVAASDNGAPYEHDDDGVRVVRVRSAPNPYWRAGRLPIAGSEHLAEIVLGFSPHVVHSHESAWLAWQLARLREEIPVPLLATCHFVPRFLTHYLGPSLRTQARERVAWRVAVRLLDRFDCVVFPTETQRQMYLRAGLGAPTRVISNGVDLRRYRPGPSEGPAGLALPPRPRVLAVGRVARDKRLDVLLHAFAYLRDTRASLVIAGDGNAREDLARLATELQLDETVAFTGSVPEAVMPDLYRACDIYAITSLVEVQSITTLQALATGLPVVAAAAGALPEVVQHGVTGLLVPPEDPRATADALRSLIADPERARTLGANGVRAAAAHDERHTFDAYEQLYLQAAEHHVTAGS from the coding sequence GCGTCACCGTGGTCGTGCACAAAGTCGCCCACGAGATGGTGCGCCGCGGCCACGAGGTGATGGTCGTTGCGGCGAGCGACAACGGCGCGCCGTACGAGCACGACGACGACGGCGTGCGCGTGGTGCGCGTCCGCTCCGCGCCGAACCCGTACTGGCGCGCGGGACGCCTGCCGATCGCCGGTTCGGAGCACCTCGCGGAGATCGTGCTCGGCTTCTCGCCGCACGTCGTCCACTCGCACGAGTCGGCGTGGCTCGCCTGGCAGCTCGCGCGCCTGCGCGAGGAGATCCCCGTGCCGCTGCTCGCCACCTGCCACTTCGTGCCGCGCTTCCTCACGCACTACCTCGGCCCGTCGCTTCGCACCCAGGCGCGCGAACGCGTCGCCTGGCGCGTGGCGGTGCGGCTGCTCGACCGCTTCGATTGCGTGGTCTTTCCGACCGAGACGCAGCGCCAGATGTATCTGCGGGCCGGGCTTGGCGCTCCGACGCGCGTCATCTCGAACGGCGTCGACCTTCGCCGCTACCGGCCGGGCCCGAGCGAAGGCCCCGCCGGGCTTGCGCTGCCACCGCGCCCGCGCGTCCTGGCCGTCGGACGCGTTGCACGCGACAAGCGCCTCGACGTGCTCTTGCACGCGTTCGCCTACCTGCGCGACACCCGTGCCTCGCTCGTGATCGCAGGCGACGGGAATGCTCGCGAAGACCTGGCGCGGCTCGCGACCGAGCTGCAGCTCGACGAGACGGTGGCGTTCACCGGCTCCGTTCCCGAGGCGGTCATGCCTGACCTGTACCGTGCGTGCGACATCTACGCCATCACCTCGCTCGTCGAGGTGCAGTCGATCACGACCTTGCAGGCCCTCGCAACGGGGCTGCCGGTTGTGGCCGCCGCGGCAGGCGCGCTCCCAGAGGTCGTCCAGCACGGCGTGACCGGCCTGCTCGTGCCGCCCGAAGACCCTCGCGCGACGGCAGACGCGCTGAGATCGCTTATCGCCGACCCTGAGCGGGCCCGAACGCTCGGGGCCAACGGCGTGCGCGCCGCCGCAGCGCACGACGAGCGGCACACCTTCGACGCGTACGAGCAGCTGTACCTTCAGGCCGCTGAACACCACGTGACCGCTGGTTCGTGA